GCAAATCCCACGATGATATTCCGGGCAAAATCCTTCTGCACCTCAAAAAAACTTTCCTGATCCACAATTTCCTGGATCACCTTCTTCATGTCGTAGGGCTTATTGGGATTGGGAGAAACAACCTCAAGAAGGGTCCGATTCTCTCGGTCCACGGGGTCACTGCTTTCCGCAAACGGTGGTTCTTCAGCGTTATTAGAAGGGAGATAACTCAACAACCGGCGTAGGTCCAGAAAACACTCCTCTTCGTTTCGGGCAATGAAATGGGCCACCCCACTTCTGCTGGCATGGGTCAATGCCCCACCCAGCTCTTCGGCCGACACTTCCTCACCGGTGGCGGCTTTCACTACCTGAGGACCGGTGACAAACATCTTACTCATTCCCTCAACCATGAAAATGAAATCCATGAGAGCCGGAGAATACACCGCACCGCCAGCACAGGGACCGGCGATGACCGCAATCTGAGGAATCACCCCTGAAGCCTGGGTATTGCGCCAGAAAATCTGGCCGTATCCGGAAAGGGAATCAATACCTTCCTGAATGCGCGCTCCTCCAGAATCGTTGATACCGATGACCGGCGCTCCCACCTTGAGGGCCATATCCATGATTTTACAAATCTTTTTGGCGTGCATCTCCCCCAGCGATCCCCCCATCACGGTGAAATCCTGAGAGTAGGCAAAAACCGCCCTTCCATCCACCGTCCCAAATCCCGTCACCACCCCATCGGCCGGAACGGTTTTTTCTTTCATCCCAAAACGTTCTGCCCGATGCTCCACAAAGAGGTCCACTTCTTCAAAACTTCCTCTATCGAAGAACATCTCCATCCGTTCCCGAGCAGTGCGTTTTCCCGACTGGTGCTGCTTTTCAATGGCTTTCTTTCCCCCACCCAAAATCAGGGCTTCGTTTTTCTCTTTCAGCTCCTGAACTAGCTCGGCAATGCGCTTATATTTCATCCCTTTTCCCTTTTCGCTCAAATTTCGTATTTACTACCAGATAATGCCGCTGAAGTCAAGGGGACCCCGGCAATGCCGCTCACGTCCACATGGACCACCCGAATCTCCACTCCGGTGAGGTATTCCACTCGCTCCCGCAGATATCCCTGGATGAGCCGTCCAAAGTGGGCCACAGGAAAACCTTTCCGAAAAACACATTCCACTTCCACCTCCATTTCCCCACCCAGACGACGCAGTTCCACCGCTTCGACCGTTTCTACCCAGGAAAGGCGAAGAAGAAGTAAGGCCACCAGGGAACGCAGAGCGTTTTCGGTCACCACCAATTTTCCTAAGTAACTGAAGGGAGGACGCACCACCGTCTTTTCATGCGAAGAGTAAAACCATCGCCAGACCACCACCGGAATGATATCCACAAAACCACTCCACAGGTTCCGCTTAATCTCCACCAGCGGCACCGGAATGGTGTGCTTTCCCTCGTTTTCCCGTGCGTTCAGAGCCATGGTAATCTCCTCAGGACTGGCAAGCTCCTGAATCTCCAGAATTTCTTTGGGATAGGGAATTTCCAGCCGTTCACAGATTTTTTCCACCATGGAAAGGGAAATCCCCAGTACCATGATTTTCTGCGGATTCAACCGTTGAATGGCTTTTTTGACCTCCTCCCGATGGGAGGGGAAATAGAAAATAGCGACTTTAGCCGCCCGAATTTTGGAAAGCTCCGCCTTGGATGATCTCCCGGCGATAATCCTCCCCTGGGCGATGAGAAGGCCATCATCGATGATGCAGTCAATGCCGTATTTCTGGGCGATATGCGGTGC
This region of Atribacterota bacterium genomic DNA includes:
- a CDS encoding carboxyl transferase domain-containing protein, with protein sequence MKYKRIAELVQELKEKNEALILGGGKKAIEKQHQSGKRTARERMEMFFDRGSFEEVDLFVEHRAERFGMKEKTVPADGVVTGFGTVDGRAVFAYSQDFTVMGGSLGEMHAKKICKIMDMALKVGAPVIGINDSGGARIQEGIDSLSGYGQIFWRNTQASGVIPQIAVIAGPCAGGAVYSPALMDFIFMVEGMSKMFVTGPQVVKAATGEEVSAEELGGALTHASRSGVAHFIARNEEECFLDLRRLLSYLPSNNAEEPPFAESSDPVDRENRTLLEVVSPNPNKPYDMKKVIQEIVDQESFFEVQKDFARNIIVGFARMGGHVVGIVANQPYHLAGCLDIDSADKASRFIRFCDCFGIPLLTLVDVPGFLPGTNQEFGGIIRHGAKMLYAYSEATVPKITVIVRKAYGGAYLAMCSRDLGADLVLAWPTAEIAVMGAEGAVAIIFRQELEKALDPEVEREKLIDQYRREFYNPYQAAKRGYVDQVIDPVVTRLKVVRALEIFWSKREGRRGKKHGNFPV